GACTTTTTATAAATAAATACTTCAAACGTTTTGCTAATCGAATTCATTATCGTAATTTAGATGTAACATCATGGAAAGTGATCATGATGCATAAATTTAAAATAAAATA
This window of the Oligoflexia bacterium genome carries:
- a CDS encoding oligoribonuclease produces the protein LFINKYFKRFANRIHYRNLDVTSWKVIMMHKFKIKYEKKNTHRALDDIQESIGELQFYLNHFQKKETP